The proteins below are encoded in one region of Magnetovibrio sp. PR-2:
- a CDS encoding ATP-dependent nuclease, with the protein MEAAVHLDTLILTRFKSCKLTKVKLQPDLAVLVGPNSGGKSNLIDALRLLTPPLNGRRDRYPEPDDLQRGSTETNFLIEGHFSGLSVAQKGLLISAVPDPTQDLAIFGIRHDTEAGKSARGRSTYWAGKFQETSPEPGSRDLIRHVYLPPLRDAQQALGSGSATRVTTLIQHFLAEDEEENFKNHYQRDDAAPHPVVTDINTAIGNALTDLTSGVRPHAAELGFKTETLFDVARDLRFRIADAGLTLEEIRMSGLGYANLLYMATVIVELAKAREADLTLFLVEEPEAHLHPQLQMLVLDFLLGQAKKSRERPLVPGEPEGRIQVIVTTHSPNLTAWVSPKHLVVVRPIKDDTVEPPAHRTACVPIAELGVDDKTLNKVSRYLDVTRSAMLFGGRVLLVEGIAEALLVPVFAKHVVFQKAPASWKRFQGAVLASIEGVDFKPYVEMLLRQHDGQHVADHVVIVTDADPSVPGNRQDELEALANSFGSREKLSVHVNQRTLEHELFLAGNEALLKKVFIEIYPQSEHRWQEDVEIFGDDACRADAFVELLADKQTRKGDFAQHLAQMIQEGEAVTVPDYLLQAINAVVTE; encoded by the coding sequence ATGGAAGCTGCCGTGCACCTCGACACGTTGATATTGACACGCTTCAAATCCTGCAAGCTTACGAAAGTAAAGCTGCAACCTGATCTTGCGGTTCTTGTTGGTCCCAACAGTGGTGGCAAGTCAAACCTGATTGATGCTCTTCGCCTGCTGACGCCCCCGTTGAACGGGCGGCGTGACCGGTATCCTGAGCCTGATGATCTTCAGCGGGGTAGCACTGAAACCAACTTTCTGATTGAAGGGCACTTTTCCGGTCTGAGCGTGGCCCAAAAGGGGCTGCTCATCAGCGCGGTCCCCGATCCGACGCAGGACCTAGCTATATTTGGAATTCGCCATGACACAGAAGCGGGCAAGAGCGCGCGTGGGCGCTCCACCTACTGGGCTGGGAAATTCCAGGAAACAAGCCCAGAGCCCGGCTCAAGGGACTTGATCCGCCATGTCTACTTGCCGCCATTGCGCGATGCACAACAAGCCTTGGGTTCGGGGAGTGCTACGCGGGTTACCACTTTAATCCAACACTTCCTCGCGGAAGACGAGGAGGAGAATTTTAAGAACCATTATCAAAGAGACGATGCTGCCCCGCACCCTGTCGTGACTGACATAAACACCGCGATTGGCAACGCCCTTACCGATTTAACCAGTGGCGTAAGGCCACATGCTGCCGAACTGGGCTTTAAGACAGAGACCCTTTTTGATGTTGCTCGCGACCTTCGGTTCCGGATAGCCGATGCAGGTTTGACTTTGGAAGAAATCCGCATGTCGGGCCTCGGGTATGCAAATCTGCTTTACATGGCAACCGTCATCGTCGAACTGGCGAAGGCACGGGAAGCTGATCTCACATTATTCCTGGTCGAAGAGCCTGAGGCACACCTTCACCCTCAACTTCAAATGCTGGTTTTGGACTTCTTGTTGGGCCAAGCCAAGAAGTCGAGGGAACGTCCATTGGTCCCAGGGGAGCCCGAAGGCCGTATCCAAGTTATCGTCACCACACATTCCCCCAATCTGACCGCATGGGTTTCGCCCAAGCACCTTGTCGTGGTTCGACCGATTAAGGATGACACCGTTGAGCCTCCCGCGCACCGCACTGCTTGCGTGCCAATTGCGGAGCTTGGGGTGGACGACAAAACGCTGAACAAGGTGAGTCGATATCTAGACGTTACCCGATCAGCAATGCTGTTCGGCGGACGTGTTTTGCTGGTCGAGGGCATTGCGGAAGCGCTGCTCGTCCCGGTTTTTGCGAAGCACGTTGTTTTTCAGAAAGCACCTGCCTCGTGGAAACGCTTTCAAGGGGCGGTGCTTGCCTCCATTGAAGGCGTTGATTTCAAGCCCTATGTTGAGATGCTGCTTCGTCAGCACGACGGGCAGCATGTGGCGGATCACGTTGTCATCGTCACGGATGCCGATCCATCGGTTCCAGGAAACCGGCAGGACGAACTCGAAGCGCTGGCGAACTCCTTCGGATCGCGAGAGAAGCTAAGTGTGCACGTTAACCAGCGCACGCTTGAGCATGAACTTTTTTTGGCAGGCAACGAAGCTTTGTTGAAGAAGGTGTTCATTGAGATTTACCCTCAGTCCGAACATCGCTGGCAGGAAGATGTCGAGATTTTCGGGGACGATGCCTGTCGCGCTGATGCGTTTGTAGAGCTTCTTGCCGACAAGCAAACGCGCAAAGGGGACTTCGCTCAACATCTCGCGCAAATGATCCAAGAGGGGGAGGCCGTCACAGTTCCTGACTATCTTCTCCAAGCCATTAATGCGGTGGTGACGGAATGA
- a CDS encoding ATP-dependent helicase: MTLPALTDEQQAFVDHAGEAFVEACPGAGKTRAIVSRIHRLSLTLPPRKGIAVLSFTNTAVDEFKERCFSIGLESSLRHPGFIGTFDAFIRHFFVMPAGIPGVHARPHIVDSWKTLGIDDIRLSGEAAFYAGVSLDKFSAVDGTIDFTKINNDALQRHVQQYQDRFENAALARRNALRRNGTLSSADARVVAIENLGREGWEQAWQDALSARFSEIIVDEAQDSNDVDLALLELLKAGGIPVTVVCDPDQAIYQFRHGMPSELGEFRQTYSAANQLSLTGNFRSSPSICRLAATLRAREEPDDTLGASRDIQTPIQILEYGASIQPAIGQSFSALALERGISIDQTYILSHGRSAAIRAAGKGGSTSNSGAKTAQMAVAVGAYWSSAGSNKTREYALRTVEKLILQLTGMVEDNQPLSKAIERNNLSERELRRTALTLLTSLPKACAHTDDGRATWLEALRASTVGLNLELPQGQTIRSFFSSRGNTDWSKALQENDQQSSLPCATVHEAKGREYDAVCFVIQPNRAPQNYTEQLFHAWEEREGDEAKRVAYVAITRAKNLAGIAVPSAYSRRLTSILDAAGVQWERHDLTQ, translated from the coding sequence ATGACGCTTCCTGCTTTGACCGATGAGCAACAGGCGTTCGTCGATCATGCTGGCGAGGCTTTTGTTGAAGCTTGCCCGGGCGCGGGGAAAACCAGAGCTATTGTTTCGCGAATTCACAGGCTCAGCTTAACCTTGCCCCCGCGCAAGGGGATCGCGGTCCTGTCTTTCACCAATACCGCTGTCGATGAATTCAAGGAGCGTTGTTTTTCCATAGGACTGGAAAGCTCACTCCGACACCCGGGGTTCATTGGCACCTTTGATGCGTTTATCCGGCATTTTTTCGTAATGCCTGCGGGGATACCCGGGGTGCATGCTCGGCCACACATTGTTGATAGCTGGAAAACACTTGGGATTGATGACATCCGGCTATCTGGGGAAGCTGCCTTTTATGCTGGCGTCTCTCTGGATAAATTTAGTGCAGTTGATGGGACAATTGACTTCACCAAAATAAATAATGATGCACTTCAGCGTCACGTCCAGCAGTACCAGGACCGGTTTGAAAACGCGGCCCTTGCTAGACGTAACGCACTGCGTCGAAACGGCACATTAAGTTCGGCAGATGCTCGAGTTGTAGCAATAGAAAACCTTGGCCGCGAAGGCTGGGAGCAAGCTTGGCAGGATGCTCTCTCTGCTCGTTTTTCCGAAATTATCGTAGATGAGGCCCAGGACAGCAATGACGTTGATCTAGCTTTATTGGAACTGCTTAAGGCAGGAGGAATACCCGTCACAGTCGTTTGTGATCCAGACCAAGCGATTTATCAATTTCGCCACGGAATGCCGTCTGAACTCGGGGAATTCAGGCAGACCTATTCTGCGGCCAATCAGCTTAGCTTGACCGGAAACTTTCGCAGCAGCCCAAGCATTTGCCGGCTTGCGGCCACCCTACGCGCACGAGAGGAACCCGATGACACTCTAGGTGCGAGCCGGGATATCCAAACGCCAATTCAAATACTGGAATATGGCGCATCTATCCAACCCGCTATTGGGCAGTCCTTTTCCGCTCTGGCCCTGGAGCGCGGAATTTCTATTGATCAAACGTATATCCTGTCACATGGACGTAGTGCCGCTATCCGGGCGGCGGGGAAAGGGGGCAGCACGTCAAATAGTGGAGCAAAAACGGCCCAAATGGCGGTGGCTGTTGGCGCATATTGGTCTTCAGCTGGGTCAAACAAGACACGCGAATATGCGCTCAGGACTGTTGAGAAACTCATCCTTCAACTCACGGGTATGGTCGAAGATAACCAGCCCTTGAGCAAAGCGATTGAGCGCAACAACCTAAGCGAACGAGAACTTCGTCGCACGGCACTTACTCTACTTACATCGCTACCGAAAGCTTGTGCTCACACTGATGATGGGCGCGCAACATGGCTTGAAGCCCTACGTGCCTCCACGGTGGGTCTCAATCTGGAACTGCCGCAGGGCCAAACCATCAGGAGCTTTTTTTCAAGCCGAGGCAACACAGACTGGAGCAAGGCTCTCCAGGAGAATGATCAACAGAGCTCACTCCCCTGTGCCACCGTTCATGAAGCAAAGGGGCGAGAGTATGACGCTGTCTGTTTTGTGATCCAACCCAACCGAGCGCCGCAGAACTATACGGAACAACTCTTTCATGCCTGGGAGGAACGCGAGGGCGATGAGGCGAAACGTGTTGCTTACGTGGCGATCACACGCGCTAAGAATCTTGCGGGCATCGCAGTTCCGTCGGCGTACTCAAGACGCTTGACCTCAATTTTGGATGCAGCAGGTGTGCAATGGGAACGGCACGATCTAACGCAGTAA